From a single Osmerus mordax isolate fOsmMor3 chromosome 6, fOsmMor3.pri, whole genome shotgun sequence genomic region:
- the m6pr gene encoding cation-dependent mannose-6-phosphate receptor translates to MAHLHTAIPKLACFLVIRLLLFGRGVHTSDNTKNCKLFSESKTERKVLTLLEPLTGKNFSVDTQDGKDTYSYIFQVCGDAGGYKGAGVIQKKKDGGAESVVGSYTATQAIGGSDWVMLIYRNGSNYDTHCSAEQRKAIIMISCNRKVPMGDLSVVLEDREREHDCFYLFELDSSAVCPALSSQLSAGSVILIIGVCLLAVYLIGGFLYQRLVVGAKGMDQFPNYAFWLEVGNLTADGCDFVCRSRGNREQPPTYRGVATEPLEEEPEERDDHLLPM, encoded by the exons ATGGCACACTTGCACACAGCGATTCCCAAGCTAGCGTGCTTCCTGGTCATTCGGCTGCTCCTGTTCGGGAGAGGGGTACACACTAGCGACAACACCAAAAACTGCAAACTGTTCTCGGAGTCTAAAACTGAGCGAAAGGTCCTTACCCTACTGGAACCCCTTACCGGAAAGAA CTTTTCCGTGGACACACAGGATGGAAAGGACACCTACTCCTACATCTTCCAGGTGTGCGGGGATGCAGGGGGCTACAAAGGTGCAGGTGTCATTCAGAAGAAGAAGGATGGGGGTGCAGAGTCTGTAGTGGGCAGTTACACAGCAACACAGGCCATCGGCGGCA GTGACTGGGTCATGTTGATCTACAGAAACGGCTCCAATTATGATACCCACTGCTCCGCTGAGCAAAGGAAAGCCATCATCATGATTTCCTGTAATAGAAAAGTTCCGATg GGGGATCTGTCAGTGGTTttggaagacagagaaagagaacatgaCTGTTTCTACCTCTTTGAGTTGGATTCCAGTGCTGTGTGTCCAGCCCTCTCGTCTCAGCTCAGCGCTGGCTCCGTCATACTTATCAT TGGGGTCTGCCTTTTGGCGGTCTATCTCATTGGAGGATTCCTCTACCAGCGATTGGTTGTGGGGGCCAAAGGCATGGATCAGTTCCCCAACTACGCCTTCTGGTTGGAGGTCGGCAACCTCACGGCG GACGGATGTGATTTTGTCTGCCGTTCCCGGGGTAACCGAGAGCAACCACCTACGTATAGGGGCGTGGCCACAGaacccctggaggaggagccagaggagagagacgatcACTTACTTCCTATGTGA